In a single window of the Orenia metallireducens genome:
- a CDS encoding YihY/virulence factor BrkB family protein, translating to MGDGILDFNWKLFAQRVYQKAKSVDIFVNAMSLVYTTLLSLVPLLIFSFYIMTLFNIFGGMERIINALKGIILENLATGTGEIVIRYLENYVTNVDITQLGVISFFSLVIVIVFMLARIEMTFNKIWGVEEHRDIFKRFVAFWTFVTLGTFLITLSLSLTISVISSYLSSDLIEVSTGNTYIFRFISVVSYFLIFIVGYYLIPNTDVEPLAAIVGGSISGFLFNLAKTLYKVYTKYAVGYSQIYGSLSVIPLFLVWLYLVWMITLLGAVICYVFQNRSNLHHFNTLQDITIGIQNIIPIAILVVICKEFMDRKSTGITFEGLANKINIPVEIIEDNIKGLMAENLITITKENRYIPITTLQRISLWEICELLLFKQEVSVKEIFADEEVCGVYASLKDELRKRLKGLTITDLLDEGC from the coding sequence ATGGGAGATGGGATTTTAGATTTTAATTGGAAATTATTTGCTCAGAGGGTTTATCAGAAAGCCAAATCAGTAGATATATTTGTCAATGCTATGAGTTTAGTTTATACGACTTTATTATCACTTGTTCCATTATTAATCTTTTCTTTTTATATAATGACCTTATTTAATATTTTTGGAGGGATGGAGAGGATAATTAATGCTTTAAAAGGAATTATTCTAGAGAACCTAGCTACTGGGACTGGTGAAATTGTAATTAGGTATTTAGAGAATTATGTTACCAATGTAGATATTACTCAATTAGGAGTTATTAGCTTCTTCTCCTTAGTAATAGTAATTGTATTTATGCTAGCTAGAATTGAAATGACCTTTAATAAGATTTGGGGAGTAGAGGAGCACCGTGATATCTTTAAGAGGTTTGTTGCTTTTTGGACCTTTGTTACTTTAGGTACCTTTTTAATTACTCTTTCTTTGAGTCTGACTATCTCTGTGATTAGTTCTTATCTAAGCTCTGATTTGATTGAAGTCTCTACTGGGAATACATATATCTTTCGTTTTATCTCAGTTGTCTCATATTTTCTAATCTTTATTGTAGGATATTATCTGATTCCAAATACAGATGTAGAACCATTAGCTGCTATTGTGGGAGGTTCTATTAGTGGATTTTTATTCAATTTAGCTAAGACTCTGTATAAAGTTTATACCAAGTATGCAGTGGGCTATAGTCAGATTTATGGTTCTTTATCGGTAATCCCTCTCTTTTTAGTCTGGTTATATCTAGTCTGGATGATTACATTATTAGGAGCAGTTATCTGCTATGTCTTTCAAAATAGGTCTAACTTGCACCATTTTAATACTCTTCAAGATATTACAATTGGTATTCAAAATATAATTCCTATTGCAATATTAGTAGTAATATGTAAAGAATTTATGGATAGAAAATCAACAGGGATAACCTTTGAAGGCTTAGCCAATAAAATCAATATTCCTGTAGAAATAATTGAGGATAATATTAAAGGATTAATGGCAGAGAACTTGATTACTATTACCAAAGAGAATAGATATATTCCAATAACTACTCTCCAAAGAATATCTCTATGGGAGATATGTGAGCTGTTACTCTTTAAGCAAGAGGTATCTGTTAAAGAGATATTTGCTGATGAAGAGGTTTGTGGAGTATATGCCTCTTTAAAAGATGAATTAAGGAAGCGTTTAAAAGGCTTAACTATTACTGATTTATTAGACGAAGGGTGTTAA
- the cimA gene encoding citramalate synthase: MIKIYDTTLRDGSQREGISYSTEDKLNITKKLDELGVDYIEGGWPGSNPKDIEYFNKVQDLKLENAKIAAFGSTRRANIKAEEDKNLNAILASGVKVATIFGKTWDLHVTQALKTTLEENLKMIESSVAYLKSKGLEVNFDAEHFFDGYEANPEYATKVLQAAEKGGANTLILCDTNGGTMPFRIKEIIAKVKEEVNTPLGIHAHNDTELAVANSLTAYEAGAVQIQGTINGYGERCGNANLSSIMPNLKLKYNEDFITDEQLSKITEVSRYVSEVANLNPPSHKPYVGDSAFAHKGGIHVSAILRDSKTYEHIRPELVGNKQRVLVSELSGKSNLVYKAQELGINIEEESTDLRAVLDKIKDLEHQGYHFEGAEASFELLVEKATGRYTKLFELEGVRIITEKSEDISPLSEATIKVKVNGERVHTAAEGDGPVNALDGALRKALISFYPELKDIHLIDYKVRVLEGNEGTSAKVRVLIESTDGHQTWGTVGASTNIIEASWQALVDSIEYGIKLKQSNK, encoded by the coding sequence GTGATAAAAATTTATGATACTACCTTACGTGACGGAAGTCAAAGAGAGGGTATCTCCTATTCTACAGAAGATAAATTAAATATTACTAAGAAATTAGATGAATTAGGTGTTGATTATATAGAAGGGGGTTGGCCTGGTTCCAATCCCAAAGATATTGAGTATTTCAATAAAGTGCAGGATTTAAAGCTTGAAAATGCTAAGATAGCTGCTTTTGGTAGTACCCGTAGAGCCAATATTAAAGCAGAGGAAGATAAGAACTTGAATGCTATCTTGGCTTCTGGGGTCAAAGTTGCTACAATCTTTGGAAAGACCTGGGATTTGCATGTGACCCAAGCTTTAAAGACTACTTTAGAAGAGAATTTAAAGATGATTGAGAGTTCTGTGGCTTATCTAAAGAGTAAAGGCTTAGAAGTTAACTTTGATGCTGAACATTTCTTTGATGGTTATGAGGCTAATCCTGAGTATGCTACTAAGGTCTTACAGGCTGCCGAAAAGGGTGGAGCTAATACATTGATCTTATGTGATACTAATGGTGGTACAATGCCTTTTAGAATCAAAGAGATTATAGCCAAGGTTAAAGAAGAGGTTAACACACCTTTAGGTATTCATGCCCATAATGATACTGAGTTAGCAGTAGCTAACTCCCTAACTGCTTATGAAGCAGGGGCAGTACAGATTCAAGGAACTATCAATGGTTATGGTGAGAGGTGTGGTAATGCTAATCTATCTTCAATTATGCCAAACTTGAAATTAAAGTATAATGAAGATTTTATAACTGATGAACAATTATCAAAGATTACAGAGGTATCTCGTTATGTTAGTGAGGTAGCCAATTTAAACCCTCCTAGCCATAAACCTTATGTTGGAGATAGTGCTTTTGCTCATAAGGGTGGAATTCATGTTAGTGCTATCTTAAGAGATTCTAAGACCTATGAACATATTCGACCAGAGTTAGTAGGTAATAAGCAGAGAGTTCTTGTTTCTGAATTGTCTGGTAAGAGTAATCTTGTTTATAAAGCTCAAGAGCTTGGTATTAATATTGAAGAGGAGAGCACAGATTTAAGGGCTGTTTTAGATAAGATTAAAGATTTAGAGCATCAGGGCTATCACTTTGAAGGTGCTGAAGCCTCCTTTGAATTATTAGTAGAAAAAGCAACAGGTAGATATACAAAGCTCTTTGAACTAGAAGGGGTTAGAATTATCACTGAAAAGTCTGAAGATATTAGTCCTTTATCAGAAGCTACTATCAAGGTTAAGGTCAATGGAGAGAGAGTCCATACAGCAGCAGAAGGTGATGGACCAGTTAATGCTCTTGATGGTGCTTTACGAAAGGCATTAATTAGTTTCTATCCTGAACTTAAGGATATCCATTTAATAGACTATAAAGTTAGGGTCTTAGAAGGTAATGAAGGAACTTCAGCTAAGGTTAGGGTGTTAATTGAGTCTACAGATGGACACCAAACTTGGGGTACTGTTGGAGCTTCAACCAATATTATCGAAGCCAGTTGGCAGGCTTTAGTGGATAGCATAGAGTATGGGATAAAGTTGAAACAATCTAATAAATAA
- a CDS encoding 3-isopropylmalate dehydrogenase, whose protein sequence is MTKRIAVIGGDGIGPEVTKQGVKVLEKLSQITDLDFEFEEFSIGADHYLATGELVTDEVKADLLNFDAIYLGAVGDPRVKPGVLEHGILLDLRFSLDQYINLRPIKLLDSKFTPLKGKGPKDIDMMIVRENTEGLYAGVGGFFKKGTKDEVATQEMINTYKGVERVIRYAYEYAQKRNKNNKLTLCDKSNVLTYSHDLWQRVFKEVGEKYPDVTQHHMLVDAMTMKMVRNPEIFDVVVTCNMFGDIITDLGAEIQGGMGMAVSGNINPEGVSMFEPVHGSAPDIAGQNKANPLAALLAAAMMVEVLGNPKEAQMIQKAIDLSLAENQTTIDMGGKLTTDGVGDYICSVLG, encoded by the coding sequence ATGACTAAGAGAATAGCAGTAATCGGTGGAGATGGAATTGGACCAGAGGTAACTAAGCAGGGTGTTAAGGTATTAGAGAAGTTATCTCAAATTACAGATTTAGATTTTGAGTTTGAAGAATTTAGTATAGGAGCTGACCATTATTTAGCTACTGGTGAGCTAGTAACTGATGAGGTTAAGGCTGATTTATTAAACTTTGATGCTATCTATTTGGGGGCAGTAGGAGATCCTCGTGTTAAACCAGGTGTTTTAGAGCATGGAATTTTATTAGACTTACGCTTCTCTTTAGACCAATATATCAATCTTCGTCCAATTAAGTTATTGGATTCTAAATTTACTCCATTAAAGGGTAAAGGTCCTAAAGATATCGATATGATGATCGTCCGTGAGAATACAGAGGGTCTTTATGCTGGAGTAGGTGGTTTCTTTAAGAAAGGAACTAAGGATGAAGTGGCTACTCAAGAGATGATCAATACTTATAAAGGTGTAGAGCGAGTTATACGTTATGCTTATGAGTATGCTCAAAAGCGTAATAAAAATAACAAATTGACTTTATGTGATAAGAGTAATGTTTTAACTTATTCTCATGACTTATGGCAAAGAGTATTCAAAGAGGTTGGAGAAAAGTATCCTGATGTAACTCAACATCACATGTTAGTTGATGCTATGACTATGAAGATGGTTAGAAATCCAGAAATCTTTGATGTAGTAGTTACTTGTAATATGTTTGGAGATATCATCACTGATTTAGGTGCAGAGATTCAAGGTGGAATGGGTATGGCTGTATCAGGTAATATCAATCCAGAAGGTGTATCCATGTTTGAGCCAGTTCATGGTTCTGCTCCAGATATTGCAGGTCAAAATAAGGCTAATCCATTAGCTGCATTATTAGCAGCAGCAATGATGGTTGAGGTTCTAGGAAATCCTAAAGAGGCTCAAATGATTCAAAAAGCAATCGATTTATCATTAGCAGAGAATCAAACTACTATTGATATGGGTGGAAAATTAACTACTGACGGAGTAGGAGATTACATCTGTAGTGTTTTAGGATAG
- the leuD gene encoding 3-isopropylmalate dehydratase small subunit — protein sequence MEIKGRVWKYGNDVDTDVIIPARYLNTSDPQKLAEHCMEDIDDTFAANVEQGDIIVAEDNFGCGSSREHAPISIKAAGVSAVIANSFARIFFRNAINIGLPILECPEAVAGIEKGDEVEIDVDSGVIKNLSKGTEFQAEPFPEFMQKIIDAGGLVNYVKEKVKG from the coding sequence ATGGAGATTAAAGGTAGAGTATGGAAGTATGGTAATGATGTAGATACTGATGTAATTATCCCAGCTAGATATTTAAATACATCTGATCCTCAGAAATTAGCGGAACATTGTATGGAGGATATTGATGATACTTTTGCTGCTAATGTGGAGCAAGGTGATATCATCGTAGCAGAGGATAACTTTGGTTGTGGAAGCTCCCGTGAGCATGCTCCAATCTCAATTAAAGCAGCAGGAGTATCAGCAGTAATTGCTAACTCTTTTGCCCGTATCTTCTTTAGAAATGCAATCAATATCGGACTTCCTATCTTAGAATGTCCAGAAGCAGTTGCTGGAATTGAAAAGGGAGATGAAGTAGAGATAGATGTAGATTCTGGAGTAATCAAGAACTTAAGTAAAGGTACTGAGTTTCAAGCTGAACCATTCCCAGAATTTATGCAAAAAATCATTGATGCAGGTGGATTAGTAAATTACGTAAAAGAGAAGGTAAAGGGATAG
- the leuC gene encoding 3-isopropylmalate dehydratase large subunit: MGMTMVEKILAAHAGKDKVRPGELVNAKLDLVLGNDVTTPVAVKEFKKIGIQNVFDKDRIAIVPDHFVPNKDINSAEQVKMIREFAEEKEITNFFELGEMGIEHCLLPEKGLVVPGDIVIGADSHTCTYGALGALATGIGSTDMAAGMATGEAWFKVPETIKFVYKGELQEWVSGKDLILYTIGDIGVDGALYKAMEFTGPVIDNLSMDNRFTMSNMAIEAGGKCGLIEADEITLEYVKDRAQREWTVYKSDEDAEYAQVIEYDVTNIEPQVAFPHLPENTRGISEVGDIKIDQSVIGSCTNGRIEDLRVAAEILKGKKKAKHVRLIIFPGTQEIYKQAMKEGLIEIFIDAGAAVSTPTCGPCLGGHMGILAKGERAIATTNRNFVGRMGHPESEVYLSNPAIAAASAIAGKIVSPKEVL, from the coding sequence ATGGGAATGACAATGGTAGAGAAGATCTTAGCAGCTCATGCTGGTAAAGATAAAGTAAGACCAGGAGAATTGGTAAATGCAAAATTAGATTTAGTTTTAGGAAATGATGTAACTACTCCAGTAGCAGTAAAGGAGTTTAAGAAGATAGGTATTCAAAATGTCTTTGATAAGGATAGAATAGCAATTGTACCAGATCATTTTGTTCCTAATAAAGATATTAATTCAGCAGAACAGGTTAAAATGATTAGAGAGTTTGCTGAGGAAAAAGAGATTACAAACTTTTTTGAATTAGGAGAAATGGGAATTGAACACTGTTTATTACCTGAAAAAGGTTTAGTTGTTCCTGGAGATATTGTTATTGGTGCAGATTCACATACATGTACTTATGGTGCTTTAGGTGCTTTAGCTACAGGAATTGGAAGTACTGATATGGCAGCAGGTATGGCAACTGGTGAAGCATGGTTTAAGGTTCCAGAGACTATTAAGTTTGTCTATAAAGGTGAGTTACAAGAGTGGGTTAGCGGTAAAGACTTAATCCTTTATACAATCGGTGATATCGGTGTAGATGGTGCTTTATATAAAGCTATGGAGTTTACAGGTCCAGTAATTGATAATTTATCTATGGATAATAGATTTACTATGTCTAATATGGCTATCGAAGCTGGAGGAAAGTGTGGATTAATTGAAGCAGATGAGATTACTTTGGAGTATGTTAAAGATAGAGCTCAACGTGAGTGGACAGTATATAAAAGTGATGAAGATGCAGAGTATGCTCAAGTAATTGAGTATGATGTAACAAATATCGAACCTCAAGTAGCTTTCCCTCATTTACCTGAGAATACAAGAGGAATCAGTGAAGTGGGAGATATTAAGATTGACCAATCTGTAATTGGTTCTTGTACTAATGGAAGAATTGAAGATTTAAGAGTTGCAGCTGAAATTTTAAAAGGTAAGAAGAAAGCTAAACATGTAAGATTAATCATCTTCCCTGGTACTCAAGAGATTTATAAGCAAGCAATGAAAGAAGGATTAATTGAAATCTTTATTGATGCTGGAGCAGCAGTAAGTACTCCAACTTGTGGACCTTGCTTAGGTGGACATATGGGTATCTTAGCTAAAGGTGAAAGAGCTATTGCTACAACTAACCGTAACTTTGTTGGTCGTATGGGCCATCCAGAAAGTGAAGTTTATTTATCAAACCCAGCAATTGCAGCAGCTTCTGCAATTGCTGGTAAGATTGTTAGTCCGAAGGAGGTATTATAA
- a CDS encoding 2-isopropylmalate synthase codes for MAIKIFDTTLRDGEQSPGVSLSVKEKLEIAKQLAKLEVDVIEAGFPIASEGDFKGVQKIAQEVKGPVIAGLARATKQDIDRAGEALKDAERPRIHTFIATSPVHMKYKLQKSSQEVLESAVEAVKYAKTYTDDVEFSAEDAFRSDKDFLCEVFEAVIAAGATTINIPDTVGYATPLEFGGLIKYIKDNVPNINQAVISVHCHNDLGLAVANSLAAIENGAEQIECAVNGIGERAGNTALEEIALALNTRYDYFDKQSNLNLKEIARTSRLVSHLTGMEIQPNKAIVGKNAFAHESGIHQDGVIKERTTYEIMDATTIGLEENKIVLGKHSGRHAFRQKLEELGYELGQEELNSAFKRFKDLADKKKEITGFDLEAIMEDEISQVDQVYQINLLQVTSSPGLATATVQLEKDGQKINESACSEGGPIDAIYEAMNRITGLECKLADYQIDSVTSGKDALGEVIVKLDYQDKIYVGRGISTDIIEASARAYNNAMNRIFVAIK; via the coding sequence ATGGCTATTAAAATCTTTGATACTACTTTGCGTGATGGTGAGCAGTCACCAGGAGTTAGCTTGAGTGTTAAAGAGAAGTTGGAGATTGCTAAGCAGTTGGCAAAGTTAGAAGTAGATGTGATTGAAGCGGGATTTCCTATTGCTTCAGAAGGAGATTTTAAGGGAGTTCAGAAGATAGCCCAAGAAGTTAAAGGTCCAGTAATTGCTGGATTAGCTAGAGCTACTAAGCAAGATATCGATAGGGCTGGGGAAGCACTTAAGGATGCAGAAAGACCAAGAATTCATACCTTTATAGCTACTTCACCTGTTCACATGAAATATAAATTGCAGAAATCATCACAAGAGGTTTTAGAAAGTGCTGTTGAAGCTGTTAAATATGCTAAGACTTATACCGATGATGTGGAGTTTTCAGCAGAGGATGCCTTTAGAAGTGATAAGGACTTCTTATGTGAAGTCTTTGAAGCAGTGATTGCTGCTGGGGCAACTACAATTAATATTCCAGATACAGTTGGTTATGCTACTCCTTTAGAATTTGGTGGACTTATAAAATATATTAAAGATAATGTACCTAATATTAATCAAGCTGTAATCAGTGTTCATTGCCACAATGACTTAGGTTTGGCAGTTGCAAACTCATTAGCAGCTATTGAAAATGGAGCAGAACAGATTGAATGTGCTGTAAATGGAATTGGTGAAAGGGCAGGTAATACTGCATTAGAAGAGATTGCTTTAGCGCTGAATACCCGTTATGATTACTTTGATAAACAGAGTAATTTAAATTTGAAAGAGATTGCTCGTACCAGTAGATTGGTTAGCCATTTGACTGGTATGGAGATTCAACCTAATAAAGCTATTGTTGGTAAGAATGCCTTTGCCCATGAGTCTGGTATTCACCAAGATGGTGTGATTAAAGAGAGAACCACTTATGAGATTATGGATGCAACAACTATTGGGTTAGAGGAGAATAAAATTGTTCTTGGAAAGCATTCAGGGCGCCATGCCTTTAGACAGAAGCTAGAGGAATTGGGCTATGAATTGGGTCAGGAAGAATTAAATTCTGCCTTCAAAAGATTCAAAGACCTAGCAGATAAGAAAAAAGAGATTACTGGTTTTGATTTAGAAGCTATTATGGAAGATGAGATTAGCCAAGTTGACCAAGTTTATCAGATAAATCTTTTACAAGTAACAAGTAGCCCAGGGTTAGCAACAGCTACTGTTCAGTTGGAGAAGGATGGTCAGAAGATCAATGAGAGTGCTTGTTCTGAAGGTGGACCGATTGATGCGATCTATGAGGCGATGAATCGGATAACAGGTTTAGAATGTAAGTTGGCTGATTATCAGATAGATTCAGTAACTAGTGGTAAGGATGCATTAGGTGAGGTAATTGTTAAGTTAGATTATCAAGATAAGATTTATGTTGGTAGAGGTATTAGTACAGATATAATTGAAGCTAGTGCCAGAGCTTATAATAATGCGATGAATAGGATATTTGTAGCTATTAAGTAA
- the ilvC gene encoding ketol-acid reductoisomerase: MVKMYYNEDADLKVLEGKKVAVIGYGSQGHAQAQNMRDAGLDVIVSELEGTKNYEQAVKDGFEPKSAAEAAKEADIIQILLPDEVQKKVYYSEVEPNLEAGNALVFSHGFNIHYGQIVPPADVDVYMVAPKGPGHLVRRVYTEGFGVPALIAIYQDATGNAKDYALAHAKGVGGTRAGVIETTFKEETETDLFGEQAVLCGGTTELVRAGFETLVEAGYQPEIAYFECLHELKLIVDLMYEGGIATMRDSISDTAEYGDLIAGKQVINDKSRKAMKKLLTDIQEGEFAKQWLLENQVGRPGYNRKKAIDEDHLIEKVGAELRSKMNYLD, encoded by the coding sequence ATGGTAAAAATGTATTATAATGAAGATGCTGATTTAAAAGTTTTAGAAGGAAAGAAAGTTGCAGTTATTGGTTATGGTAGTCAAGGTCATGCACAAGCTCAAAATATGAGAGATGCAGGATTAGACGTTATTGTATCTGAGTTAGAAGGAACTAAAAACTATGAGCAAGCAGTTAAAGATGGTTTTGAACCTAAGAGTGCTGCTGAAGCTGCTAAAGAGGCAGATATAATTCAAATCTTACTTCCAGATGAAGTACAGAAGAAGGTATATTATAGTGAAGTTGAACCAAATTTAGAAGCAGGTAATGCTTTAGTATTCTCACATGGATTTAATATCCATTATGGTCAAATCGTCCCACCTGCTGATGTAGATGTATATATGGTGGCTCCTAAAGGGCCAGGGCACTTAGTAAGAAGAGTTTATACTGAAGGTTTTGGTGTTCCAGCATTGATTGCTATCTATCAAGATGCTACTGGTAATGCTAAAGACTATGCATTGGCTCATGCTAAGGGTGTAGGTGGTACTAGAGCAGGTGTAATTGAGACTACATTTAAAGAAGAGACTGAAACAGATCTATTCGGTGAGCAAGCAGTATTATGTGGAGGAACTACTGAGTTAGTTAGAGCAGGTTTTGAAACATTAGTAGAAGCTGGTTATCAACCAGAGATTGCTTACTTTGAATGTTTACATGAGCTTAAGTTAATTGTTGACTTAATGTATGAAGGTGGTATTGCTACTATGAGAGATTCTATCTCTGATACTGCTGAATATGGAGATTTAATTGCTGGAAAGCAGGTTATTAATGATAAATCAAGAAAGGCTATGAAGAAGTTACTTACAGATATTCAAGAAGGAGAATTTGCTAAGCAATGGTTACTTGAAAATCAAGTTGGTCGTCCAGGATATAATAGAAAGAAAGCTATTGATGAGGATCATCTGATTGAAAAAGTTGGAGCAGAGTTAAGATCTAAAATGAATTATCTTGATTAA
- the ilvN gene encoding acetolactate synthase small subunit, with protein sequence MKHTVSVLVANEAGVLARIASLFSRRGFNIESLSVGKTDNDEISRITLVVEGSDRVLEQLTKQLNKLIVVHKISDLTKESVVSRGLALIKVKATATTRSEIMQIVDIFRGKIVDVASDSIMVEITGNEDKITAIEELLRPFGIKELVRTGKIAMARGKK encoded by the coding sequence ATGAAGCATACAGTTTCAGTTTTAGTAGCTAATGAAGCTGGGGTCTTAGCTAGGATAGCCAGTCTGTTCAGCAGAAGGGGCTTTAATATTGAGAGTTTATCTGTTGGTAAAACAGATAATGATGAGATATCTAGAATTACTTTGGTTGTTGAAGGTAGTGATAGGGTTTTAGAGCAGTTGACTAAACAATTAAATAAGTTGATTGTTGTCCATAAAATCAGTGATTTGACTAAAGAATCAGTTGTTAGTAGAGGGTTGGCTTTAATTAAGGTCAAGGCTACTGCAACTACTCGCTCTGAGATTATGCAGATTGTAGATATCTTTAGAGGAAAGATTGTAGATGTGGCTTCTGATTCAATTATGGTTGAAATTACTGGGAATGAAGATAAAATTACTGCAATTGAAGAGTTATTAAGACCTTTTGGGATTAAAGAACTAGTTAGAACTGGTAAGATAGCTATGGCTAGAGGGAAGAAGTAA
- the ilvB gene encoding biosynthetic-type acetolactate synthase large subunit, whose amino-acid sequence MTLLTGAQIFVESLYKEGVEIIFGYPGGKVIPIYDVLYDSKFKHIMPHHEQGGIHAADGYARSTGKVGVCLTTSGPGATNLVTGLATAYMDSVPIVAFTGQVPRAMLGTDAFQEADITGITTPITKHNYLVQDVKDLSRIIKEAFHIAKTGRPGPVLIDIPKDVLQEEAEFVYPNKINLPGYKPNYEGHELQIKEAAKAINESKNPVIYSGGGVIISEASDELRELAKKANIPVTTTLTGLGAFNERDELSLGMLGMHGTTEANLAISNADLLIAIGSRFDDRVTGKLDTFAKDAKIIHIDIDPAEVGKRKLVDIPIVGDVKRILTILNKVVEEKDRSEWLALIDNWRKLDEVSQVRKDKKKLSPKEIIEAIDELTQGEALITTEVGQHQMWAAQFYKYTKPRSFMTSGGLGTMGYGFPAAVGVQVGNKDSVVFALAGDGSFQMNVQELATVAKNKLPLNIVIFNNGYLGMVRQWQEMFYDRRYSSVCLKMQESCPPGCSSPGDHCPVTTPDFVKLAEAYGIKAKRITKAEEIRPALEEAINSPHPYLLDFIIEEEENVFPMVPPGGSLDNMVLKEEA is encoded by the coding sequence ATGACGTTATTGACAGGTGCTCAAATATTTGTAGAGTCCCTTTATAAAGAAGGGGTAGAGATAATCTTTGGTTATCCTGGGGGGAAGGTTATCCCAATTTATGATGTATTGTATGATTCAAAATTTAAACATATTATGCCACATCATGAACAAGGAGGAATTCATGCAGCAGATGGATATGCCCGTTCTACTGGTAAAGTTGGTGTTTGTCTTACCACTTCTGGACCTGGGGCAACCAATTTGGTAACAGGATTGGCGACAGCCTATATGGATTCTGTACCGATTGTAGCTTTTACTGGTCAGGTACCTAGAGCAATGTTGGGAACTGATGCCTTTCAAGAGGCAGACATTACAGGAATTACAACACCTATTACAAAGCATAATTACTTAGTTCAAGATGTAAAGGATTTATCTAGAATTATTAAGGAGGCCTTCCATATTGCTAAAACTGGAAGACCTGGACCTGTTTTAATAGATATTCCAAAGGATGTATTACAAGAAGAAGCAGAGTTTGTATATCCAAACAAGATTAATCTTCCAGGGTATAAGCCAAACTATGAGGGGCATGAGCTACAAATTAAAGAAGCAGCTAAGGCAATTAATGAGTCTAAAAATCCAGTAATTTATTCTGGTGGAGGTGTTATCATCTCAGAAGCTAGTGATGAATTGCGTGAGTTAGCTAAGAAGGCAAATATTCCAGTAACTACTACCTTAACAGGGCTTGGAGCCTTTAATGAAAGGGATGAATTGAGCCTAGGGATGCTAGGGATGCATGGTACTACTGAAGCAAATCTAGCTATATCAAATGCAGATTTATTGATAGCAATTGGATCAAGGTTTGATGATAGAGTTACAGGTAAACTTGATACCTTTGCTAAAGATGCTAAGATTATTCATATCGATATCGATCCAGCAGAGGTAGGAAAAAGGAAACTTGTTGATATTCCAATAGTTGGAGATGTTAAGAGGATATTAACTATTTTAAATAAGGTGGTTGAAGAGAAGGATAGAAGTGAATGGTTAGCTTTAATTGATAACTGGCGTAAATTAGATGAAGTCAGTCAAGTTAGAAAAGATAAGAAGAAGTTATCGCCAAAAGAGATTATCGAGGCTATAGATGAGCTAACCCAAGGTGAAGCCTTAATTACTACTGAAGTAGGGCAACATCAGATGTGGGCAGCCCAATTTTATAAATATACTAAGCCTAGAAGTTTTATGACTTCTGGAGGTTTGGGGACAATGGGATATGGCTTTCCAGCTGCTGTAGGAGTTCAAGTTGGTAATAAAGATAGTGTAGTTTTTGCTTTAGCTGGTGATGGAAGTTTTCAGATGAATGTCCAAGAGCTGGCTACAGTAGCTAAGAATAAATTACCATTAAATATCGTTATCTTCAATAATGGATACTTAGGGATGGTAAGGCAATGGCAAGAGATGTTTTATGATAGAAGATATTCATCAGTCTGTTTGAAGATGCAAGAGAGCTGTCCTCCAGGATGCTCTTCACCAGGGGATCACTGCCCAGTGACAACACCTGATTTTGTTAAACTGGCAGAAGCTTATGGAATTAAAGCTAAGAGGATAACAAAGGCAGAAGAGATAAGACCAGCATTAGAGGAAGCAATTAATAGTCCTCACCCTTACCTACTAGACTTTATTATAGAAGAGGAAGAGAATGTATTCCCAATGGTACCACCAGGTGGTAGCTTAGATAATATGGTCTTAAAGGAGGAGGCATAA